In a single window of the Helicoverpa zea isolate HzStark_Cry1AcR chromosome 9, ilHelZeax1.1, whole genome shotgun sequence genome:
- the LOC124633054 gene encoding uncharacterized protein LOC124633054 translates to MCPAKNVICPKCGGHHENCDTTSFSCVNCKGDHISLSKACPAYKKERKLREIMAEFGCTYRKALEMYVPPERPILPENTVTRTLLTPSCGDTFPRLRTEQTPSKNIYPDPPSQLTYAETVKTKPIIHEVKSAVKTTPRSLNPNIKSSKRQKKSTEEDWAFWNSDGGSKDVYMSSDEDEGQKEQCPSIKELWDRIKEKNTTLAVHTALNFIRHAKEQKKLVIAVSLDIRAAFDNAWWPALFQRLANLDVPNNIYGLIKDYVRDRVVTLDHAGVRARKILTKGCIQGSACGPVLWNMILDDLLDMQLPAGCHMQAFADDVLLIVTADTNEELQTMTNTVLSEISNWGTKVKLNFGPAKTQVIAFTPKAKSVQLHMDGTDLAFVPEIKLLGIIIDEKLLFKRHLKYVLGKASRIYNKLCIYARPTWGTHPENTRTIYLHVIEPIITYAAGIWGQVARQKSARKDLASLQRGFALKAIRAFRTVSTNAALALAQLIPLDLRVLEVHQIEQTRLTNTTPFLPEDILLERPTPVRELLHPALRITKSHLDHEETDETHQIYTDGSKLDSGAVGAAFVCFDPGGSEQPTITKKLKLHDSCTVFQAELFAILEACKWAARKYQNTVIYTDSQSSLLAIADRSNTHPLVTQIHKIIHTHRDTKQITLKWVKAHRGNVGNEAADAAAKLATQLHKTPDYSLFPISYVKHKLRMHSLDLWQARYSSSEQGQYTKNIFPNLTDIKQFRKHTDIHFHTTQILTNHGFHKTYLRRFHITPDDCCPCNTSTPQTVTHLLTDCPRFAAGRMRHESLCAYYDIDPYSLPELLKKEEALASYTEFVRHIYSGLKAYNGT, encoded by the exons ATGTGTCCTGCTAAAAACGTAATTTGCCCCAAGTGTGGGGGTCATCATGAGAATTGCGACACCACTTCGTTTTCTTGCGTCAATTGTAAAGGCGACCATATATCTTTGAGCAAGGCTTGTCCTGCGTACAAAAAAGAAAGGAAGCTGAGAGAGATTATGGCGGAGTTTGGATGCACATACAGAAAAGCATTAGAAATGTATGTCCCACCTGAAAGGCCCATTCTCCCCGAAAACACTGTCACACGAACCCTACTTACACCTAGCTGTGGCGACACTTTTCCACGTCTTAGAACGGAGCAGACACCAAGTAAGAATATATATCCTGATCCGCCTAGTCAACTGACTTATGCCGAAACCGTCAAAACAAAACCCATTATTCATGAAGTGAAGTCAGCAGTTAAAACTACTCCTCGCTCCCTAAATCCTAACATTAAGTCATCAAAGCGTCAAAAGAAATCCACTGAGGAGGATTGGGCATTTTGGAATTCAGATGGAGGCAGTAAAGACGTTTATATGTCGTCTGATGAGGATGAGGGCCAAAAGGAACAGTGTCCGTCCATTAAGGAGCTTTGGGACAGAATCAAGGAA AAGAACACGACTTTAGCCGTTCACACCGCGTTGAATTTCATCCGTCACGCAAAAGAACAGAAAAAACTGGTTATCGCGGTCTCTTTAGACATCAGGGCGGCGTTTGACAACGCTTGGTGGCCCGCACTCTTTCAACGTCTGGCCAACCTTGATGTGCCCAACAACATCTACGGGCTCATCAAGGACTACGTCAGGGACCGAGTGGTCACGTTGGATCACGCCGGAGTGCGAGCGCGCAAGATACTCACTAAGGGGTGCATACAGGGGTCTGCGTGTGGCCCTGTTTTGTGGAACATGATCTTAGATGACCTCCTAGACATGCAGCTGCCAGCGGGATGCCACATGCAGGCCTTTGCGGATGATGTCCTCCTCATAGTCACCGCGGACACTAATGAAGAACTGCAGACCATGACAAATACCGTCCTGTCCGAAATCAGTAACTGGGGTACTAAAGTTAAACTCAATTTTGGCCCAGCGAAGACACAAGTCATAGCTTTCACGCCGAAGGCCAAGTCTGTGCAGCTCCACATGGACGGCACGGACTTGGCATTCGTGCCTGAAATTAAATTGCTGGGCATCATCATTGATGAAAAGCTCTTATTCAAAAGACACCTAAAATACGTGCTAGGTAAGGCCTCGCGCATTTACAACAAACTGTGCATCTACGCGAGGCCAACCTGGGGCACACACCCCGAAAACACACGCACCATATACCTGCATGTCATTGAGCCGATCATCACCTACGCTGCGGGAATATGGGGTCAAGTGGCAAGGCAGAAGAGCGCACGCAAGGATCTGGCCAGCCTGCAACGAGGCTTCGCGCTAAAGGCCATCCGCGCCTTCAGGACAGTGTCCACTAATGCTGCACTGGCGCTGGCGCAGCTCATTCCACTTGACCTCAGAGTCCTCGAAGTACATCAAATCGAGCAAACTCGCCTTACCAATACCACTCCCTTTCTACCAGAAGATATTCTGCTGGAGCGACCCACACCTGTACGCGAACTACTGCACCCAGCTTTGAGAATCACTAAATCCCATCTAGACCACGAAGAAACGGACGAAACGCACCAAATATATACCGACGGCAGCAAGCTAGACAGTGGCGCTGTGGGAGCTGCTTTTGTGTGCTTTGACCCAGGTGGCTCAGAACAACCGACCATaactaaaaaacttaaactacaCGACTCTTGCACGGTCTTCCAGGCTGAGCTCTTTGCCATCCTGGAGGCCTGCAAATGGGCAGCTCGCAAATATCAAAACACTGTCATCTACACAGACTCTCAATCTTCACTACTAGCAATAGCAGACAGAAGTAACACACATCCACTTGTCACACAGATACACAAAATTATACACACGCATCGCGACACAAAACAGATCACATTAAAATGGGTCAAGGCACACAGGGGCAATGTCGGCAACGAAGCTGCCGACGCCGCGGCAAAACTAGCGACTCAGCTTCACAAAACACCTGACTACAGCTTGTTCCCAATCTCGTATGTAAAACATAAGCTCCGCATGCATAGCCTGGACCTTTGGCAGGCACGTTATTCATCCAGTGAACAAGGACAgtacaccaaaaatatttttccaaatctTACCGACATCAAACAATTCCGAAAACACACAGACATTCACTTCCACACAACACAAATACTCACCAACCACGGTTTCCATAAAACGTACCTACGTCGATTCCACATCACTCCGGACGACTGCTGTCCTTGCAACACCAGTACACCCCAGACAGTGACGCACCTGCTGACAGATTGTCCGAGGTTCGCTGCGGGGCGAATGCGCCATGAGTCGCTGTGCGCGTACTATGACATTGACCCGTATAGCTTGCCAGAACTACTTAAGAAAGAGGAAGCGCTGGCAAGCTATACGGAGTTCGTGCGTCACATATATTCGGGTCTAAAAGCCTACAATGGAACATAA